TCCTGTTCTTCCGGAACCAGTCCTTGTCGCGTCAGCAGCACCTCGACCTGGCCCGCGCCTTCGCCCCCATCGACATCAACCGCTTCTTCCCCGCCGATCCGGAATGGCCCGAGATCGCCAAGGTCGAGAAGACCAGGGAACAGACCAGCAACATCGGCGGCGGCTGGCACACCGATCACTCCTACGACGCCGAACCGGCCCTGGGCTCCATCCTGGTCGCCCGCGACCTGCCGCCCAGCGGCGGCGACACCCTGTTCGCCGACATGTACGCCGCCTGGGCCAGCCTGCCGGCCGAGCTGCAGGACCGCGTCCGCCACATGCAGGCCATCCATTCGACCGCCCACGTCTTCGGCGAGGGCGGCGCCTATGCCCAATCCGACCAGGACGCGCTGTCCGGCAGCCGCGACCTGCCCGAGACCATCCACCCTGTGGTCATCAAGCACCCGGGCAGCGGCAAGCCGGTGCTCTACGTGAATCCCGCCTTCACGACCGGCTTCGTGGGCCTGTCGAAGGACGAGGGCCAGGAGCTGCTCTACCAGCTGCTCCCCCACGCCATCGACAAGTCGCGCACCTACGCCTTCCAGTGGGAGCCCGGCTCGGTCGCCATCTGGGACAACCGCGCCACCTGGCACTTCGC
The nucleotide sequence above comes from Caulobacter sp. NIBR1757. Encoded proteins:
- a CDS encoding TauD/TfdA family dioxygenase, which gives rise to MIQETLTVEKLPGCGAMVHDVDLSRIDARLADVLREALFEHGVLFFRNQSLSRQQHLDLARAFAPIDINRFFPADPEWPEIAKVEKTREQTSNIGGGWHTDHSYDAEPALGSILVARDLPPSGGDTLFADMYAAWASLPAELQDRVRHMQAIHSTAHVFGEGGAYAQSDQDALSGSRDLPETIHPVVIKHPGSGKPVLYVNPAFTTGFVGLSKDEGQELLYQLLPHAIDKSRTYAFQWEPGSVAIWDNRATWHFARNDYHGHYRLMHRVTMAGVPLEAAF